A genomic segment from Panthera tigris isolate Pti1 chromosome A1, P.tigris_Pti1_mat1.1, whole genome shotgun sequence encodes:
- the CCDC127 gene encoding coiled-coil domain-containing protein 127 codes for MNNLNDPPNWNIRPNSRADGGDGSRWNYALLVPMLGLAAFRWIWSRESQKEIEKEREAYRQRTAAFQRDLEAKYHAVISENRRAVAHLSLELEKEQNRTTSYREALISQGRKLVEEKKLLEQERAQVMQEKRQLQPLRSTYLSFLEKEEDWQRRARLVLREFEDALTERQSIYCSLLLPRSRRLEIEKRLLVRASADPVAAELHMAAGLTDIFKHDTYCGDVWNTNRRQNGRLMWLYLKYWELIVELKKYKAVEKAILEK; via the exons ATGAATAATTTAAATGACCCTCCAAATTGGAATATCCGGCCTAATTCCAGGGCTGATGGGGGTGATGGAAGCAGATGGAATTATGCCTTGTTGGTTCCAATGCTGGGATTGGCTGCTTTTC GTTGGATTTGGTCTAGGGAGtcccagaaagaaatagaaaaagagagagaagcgtACCGTCAGAGAACGGCTGCTTTCCAGCGGGATCTTGAAGCGAAGTACCACGCCGTGATCTCAGAAAACCGGCGTGCGGTTGCTCACTTGTCTTTggaacttgaaaaagaacaaaacagaacgaCTAGTTACCGAGAAGCCCTTATCTCTCAGGGGCGCAAGTTGGTAGAAGAAAAGAAGCTTCTGGAACAGGagcgggctcaggtcatgcaagAAAAGAGACAGCTGCAGCCCTTGAGAAGCACATACCTGAGCTtcctggaaaaggaagaagactgGCAGAGGAGGGCCAGGCTTGTGCTGAGAGAGTTTGAAGATGCTCTTACGGAAAGACAGAGCATCTACTGCAGCCTGCTCCTCCCTCGCAGCAGGCGGCTGGAAATAGAGAAGAGGTTACTGGTCCGGGCATCCGCTGACCCAGTTGCCGCCGAGCTGCACATGGCAGCCGGCTTGACCGACATATTTAAGCACGACACATACTGTGGCGATGTCTGGAATACCAACAGACGCCAGAATGGGAGACTCATGTGGTTGTATCTCAAATACTGGGAACTGATTGTTGAACTGAAGAAGTACAAGGCGGTCGAGAAAGCCATACTAGAGAAGTAG